The genomic segment TTTAGCTCACTCTTTTTTGTTAACACTAAAAACAAATGCGGTCATAATAGGTCAAAGTGCCGCTCCAACGATATAACGACTCAGCACCATACGTCATTGTCAGCATAAATGCATACGGCTTAAGGCTGTTCCTGCACGGTATTTGTATGTATTCACTTATCGTATGGAAGCATACTTAACCCGTCATCGCGCTCAATTGCCGTTGTCGATATAATCACCGCCTGCCCTCACTAGATCGACCAGTGATTGACATTCCATCAGGGCGTACGTCAATGCAATACCAACGAAAGAGGAAGTTGAACCATGCCCCACCCAGAAATGAACCTGATTTATGGCTCTGCTAAAGTCTGTGACAGTCACATTGTCGAGATGAGTGAAGAGCTCTGTCATCTTCTTGGGGGTGTCCAACAACCAACCACGCTACCGCTGTCGTTGATTGATCTGTTTGCTGACACAGAGAGAGAACGAATTGACGCCGAGATTGCACTGATTCTGCAAGGCAATACGACATCTCAACCACAACTTCTCGACATGAAGAATCAATATCTAGGGACTATCCCAGTACTACTGATTCTTAACAAAACAGAGTGGCTTAATCGACCTGCTGTAGAGATGACGATCATTGACATACAGTTTACTTACTCACAGTGCCTAAAAGCTCGAGAACAAGACCAGATGTTTCGCGATATGATCTTACACTCTGCTCAGGGGATACTTGTCCACAGAGCATTTAAGCCACTCTTCGTCAATAACTCCTGGGTGAAACTGCAAGGCGGCGATTCGGTTGAGCAAGTCCTCGACATGGAAACCATTCTGCCACTGCTGCCTAGTCATGTGATCGAAGGCGCTCAACAGCGATATGCCGAACTAATAGAGAGCAAGCATCCTAAAGCGAGCAGTGTTGTGAAAAATATTGGCTTAGACGGCATCAGTCGATATTTCAATATCTATGACAACGTTATTTACTGGCAAGGAGAATTGGCGGTGCAAGTGGTGCTTGAAGATGTCACAGACAAAGTGGCGTTGGAAAATCAGCTTAAATACCAAGCCAATCATGATGATCTCACCGGACTGTTGAATCGCAGAGCCGTTTATAGTTGGGCACAAGATCAGATCACCCAGCACTCACCACTCACCTGCTTACTAATGGACATAGACAATTTTAAGCAGATTAATGATACCTATGGTCACGGTGTCGGCGATGATGTCATTCGAACGTTATCGAATATCGCCAATGAGACCATCGCGAGTGTCGGTGGTATGACGGGTCGCTGGGGAGGCGAAGAGTTTATTGCTTTTGTTCCCCAACTATCCATGCAGCACATACAATGTGTAGCGCAAACCATCTGTGAGAAGTTCAGAAATACCCACCTTTACAGCGCTCACAATCAGGCATTTAGCGCGACGGTAAGTATTGGTATTAGCTATATGGATACAGTAAGTGAAGACCAATGTTTAGATGCGCTTGTGCAACGAACAGACCGTTTGTTGTACACCGCCAAAGCCAAGGGTAAAGATCGCGTTTGCATCAAAAATCGCCGACATGAACACTTACTCGCGATCTAGATGGTGAAATGATGCCATCATCGATTCCAACAGTGGCACCAGTTTAGACTCCAGCTCACTATACGCAATATAGGTATATTGAAGATTCGGGGTAAATGATGCGCGACTAAAGTCATCGACGTAAGGACCAATCACCACGACTCTGTACGCGAGGATTAAATCAGATTGCGCAAAAAAATCACGGAACCATTTGCTGTCGAGTATGAGCCCATGGATGCCTTCGTCACTGTCAGCGACGTCAATTTGCCCGTAATTCAAGTGTATTTCGCTCAGCCGAAAGCATAAATTTTTTACCGCAATAAACAACCTTTCATCACCAATAAATTGAACCTTCATTTTATGTCAATTCTCCATTTACTATGATCAGATTGTCGCCGTGTTCAATGATTTGGGATACTCGAAAAATTACTAGTTTGTATCACGAGTATTTCCTTTATGATCGGCTGAACAATCACTTGAGAGTTGAAAGTGATAACGCTACAGTGATGAGTATCAGGATACAAAGGAAGTAGCTATGACACCGAAAACGGTATTGCTTGCAGACGACCAC from the Vibrio hippocampi genome contains:
- a CDS encoding sensor domain-containing diguanylate cyclase, whose translation is MPHPEMNLIYGSAKVCDSHIVEMSEELCHLLGGVQQPTTLPLSLIDLFADTERERIDAEIALILQGNTTSQPQLLDMKNQYLGTIPVLLILNKTEWLNRPAVEMTIIDIQFTYSQCLKAREQDQMFRDMILHSAQGILVHRAFKPLFVNNSWVKLQGGDSVEQVLDMETILPLLPSHVIEGAQQRYAELIESKHPKASSVVKNIGLDGISRYFNIYDNVIYWQGELAVQVVLEDVTDKVALENQLKYQANHDDLTGLLNRRAVYSWAQDQITQHSPLTCLLMDIDNFKQINDTYGHGVGDDVIRTLSNIANETIASVGGMTGRWGGEEFIAFVPQLSMQHIQCVAQTICEKFRNTHLYSAHNQAFSATVSIGISYMDTVSEDQCLDALVQRTDRLLYTAKAKGKDRVCIKNRRHEHLLAI